Proteins from one Natrinema salinisoli genomic window:
- a CDS encoding GlcG/HbpS family heme-binding protein has translation MTDSITLETTKAIIGAAEKRAETIDNPMVIAVANPEGNLIAQHRMDGSWLASVEISRNKAYTAAALETPTHELAEPSAPGESLYGLQTTDQGRIVIFGGGYPLRRDGEIVGTIGVSGGAVEQDMDVAQTGVDEFGELVS, from the coding sequence ATGACCGATTCAATTACCCTCGAAACGACGAAAGCGATCATCGGTGCGGCCGAGAAGCGAGCGGAGACGATCGACAATCCGATGGTGATCGCGGTCGCCAACCCCGAGGGAAATCTCATCGCCCAGCACAGGATGGACGGGTCGTGGCTCGCCTCGGTCGAGATCTCGCGGAACAAGGCGTACACGGCGGCCGCACTGGAAACGCCGACCCACGAACTGGCCGAACCGTCGGCCCCCGGTGAATCGCTGTACGGACTGCAGACGACTGATCAGGGCCGAATCGTGATCTTCGGCGGCGGCTACCCGCTCCGGCGGGACGGCGAGATCGTCGGCACGATCGGGGTCAGCGGCGGTGCCGTCGAACAGGATATGGACGTCGCTCAGACCGGCGTGGACGAGTTCGGCGAACTCGTGTCGTAG
- the dacZ gene encoding diadenylate cyclase DacZ, with product MAGLDDVFGDIFASVDAVVLFSPSGSYYERFTAVEDLDVVVVGTENAVGAETFVELPLEFEDITDRIRFGLEGALEQGVIEDGDDLACATSVFGDGIDTVSRVRADAETQTGIYDLFVKSRADPEVVKSVLELAIELGKKGQKGKPVGALFVVGDAGKVMNKSRPLSYNPFEKSHVHVGDPIVNVMLKEFSRLDGAFIISDAGKIVSAYRYLEPSAEGVDIPKGLGARHMAGGAITRDTNAITIVLSESDGLVRAFKAGELILEVDPEAY from the coding sequence ATGGCCGGGTTAGACGACGTGTTCGGGGACATCTTCGCGAGTGTCGATGCCGTTGTGCTCTTTTCGCCCAGTGGTTCGTACTACGAACGATTCACCGCCGTCGAAGACCTCGACGTGGTCGTCGTCGGCACGGAAAACGCCGTGGGTGCGGAGACGTTCGTCGAGTTGCCCCTCGAGTTCGAGGACATCACCGACCGAATCCGGTTCGGCCTCGAGGGGGCCCTCGAACAGGGCGTGATCGAGGACGGCGACGACCTCGCCTGTGCGACGAGCGTCTTCGGCGACGGTATCGATACGGTTTCGCGCGTCCGTGCGGATGCGGAGACGCAGACGGGAATTTACGACCTGTTCGTCAAGTCCCGGGCGGACCCGGAGGTGGTCAAGTCGGTCCTCGAATTGGCGATCGAATTGGGCAAGAAGGGGCAGAAAGGGAAGCCGGTCGGCGCGCTGTTCGTCGTCGGTGACGCCGGGAAAGTGATGAACAAGTCCCGGCCGCTTTCGTACAACCCCTTCGAGAAGTCTCACGTCCACGTGGGCGACCCGATCGTGAACGTCATGCTGAAGGAGTTCTCCCGGCTCGACGGCGCGTTCATCATTTCGGACGCGGGCAAGATCGTCTCCGCGTACCGCTACCTCGAGCCGTCGGCGGAGGGCGTCGACATCCCGAAGGGGCTCGGGGCGCGGCACATGGCCGGCGGTGCGATCACGCGAGACACCAACGCGATTACGATCGTGCTGTCGGAGAGCGACGGACTCGTGCGGGCGTTCAAGGCCGGTGAACTGATTCTGGAGGTCGATCCGGAGGCGTACTGA
- a CDS encoding mechanosensitive ion channel family protein: MVQWQSFVNEPAVIAAAVLVLGLVVGYLVGRLNEELLSASGVPDAVEGTPFERTAQSIGTSTVEIVARLSSWFIYGIAVLTAIHIAQLLDTDAFWLRVTEFIPQLFIAVLVLILGFVVADKSELIVSEYLRGVKLPEVSVIPKLVKYSVLYVTFLIALGQVGVHVTALLILLTVYAVGIVAVGAVAFKDFLVSSAAGIYLLLNQPYGIGDEIRIGDQTGIVQEVDLFVTKIEDDSEEYIVPNRKVFEHGIVRIRD; this comes from the coding sequence ATGGTACAGTGGCAGTCGTTCGTCAACGAACCGGCCGTCATAGCGGCGGCGGTGCTGGTGCTCGGCCTCGTCGTCGGCTACCTCGTCGGTCGGCTCAACGAGGAGTTGCTGTCCGCCTCGGGCGTTCCGGACGCCGTCGAAGGGACGCCGTTCGAGCGGACCGCACAGTCGATCGGGACGTCGACTGTCGAGATCGTCGCCCGGCTGAGTTCGTGGTTCATCTACGGGATCGCGGTGCTCACCGCGATCCACATCGCACAGTTACTCGACACGGACGCCTTCTGGCTTCGCGTTACGGAGTTCATCCCGCAGCTGTTTATCGCCGTTCTCGTCCTCATTCTCGGCTTCGTCGTCGCGGACAAGTCGGAACTGATCGTCAGCGAGTATCTCCGGGGCGTCAAACTCCCCGAGGTCTCGGTCATCCCGAAGCTGGTCAAGTACTCCGTGCTGTACGTTACGTTCCTCATTGCCCTGGGCCAGGTCGGCGTTCACGTCACGGCTCTCCTGATCCTGCTGACGGTGTACGCCGTCGGCATCGTCGCCGTCGGCGCCGTCGCGTTCAAGGACTTCCTCGTCTCGAGCGCGGCCGGGATCTACCTGCTGCTCAACCAGCCCTACGGGATCGGCGACGAGATCCGGATCGGCGACCAGACCGGCATCGTCCAGGAGGTCGACCTGTTCGTCACTAAAATCGAGGACGACTCCGAGGAGTACATCGTCCCGAACCGGAAGGTCTTCGAGCACGGCATCGTCCGAATCCGAGACTGA
- the tnpA gene encoding IS200/IS605 family transposase: MKTTRHATYNLNYHIVWLPKYRQSVLVNEVASRVRSILHEIADDKGVEILDLTVQPDHVHLFVSSPPKNEPALLANWFKGISSRKYNHRYADHDGEKIGWARGYYAGSAGHVSSKTIVNYIQQHKEGDS, encoded by the coding sequence ATGAAGACCACACGGCACGCGACCTACAACCTCAACTACCACATAGTGTGGTTGCCGAAGTACCGCCAGTCGGTACTCGTCAACGAGGTCGCCAGCCGTGTACGGTCCATCCTCCACGAAATTGCCGACGATAAAGGCGTTGAGATACTCGACCTCACAGTACAGCCCGACCACGTTCACCTGTTCGTCAGTAGCCCGCCCAAGAACGAACCAGCGCTACTCGCCAACTGGTTCAAGGGCATCTCCTCGCGCAAATACAATCACCGATACGCTGACCACGACGGCGAGAAAATCGGATGGGCGCGAGGGTACTACGCAGGGTCTGCCGGGCACGTTTCGAGCAAGACTATCGTGAACTACATCCAACAACACAAGGAGGGCGATTCGTGA
- a CDS encoding RNA-guided endonuclease InsQ/TnpB family protein, which yields MTELTKTLELKLVDPNAHKRRKLRETREVYQQALHDAFNARCTTQTEANDVVVNYDLSGYAKNALKKYVPQLTTTYNASKLHDDHPVRFTNEGLRLGHKPENAIEWYVKIPHHEDYHLWMPAQPNPEQRDWLEALNAGDATMGESRLFERDGTWYLHVTATRDVEDSSEVSAEERTPIGVDIGEASLVTVCHRDNHGSPTAPELWADEGKTVRRLRKTYFTAKRRLQTRESKRIAESFGDDVWRQIDDVFHRVTREVVEYAESVENPVLVLEDLTYIRESMDYGDFMNRRLHGWGFAKLHAQICYKAVEKGIPVETVNPRNTSKECHACGKVGYRPQQATFKCTNDACWMSEYQADVNGAINIADRYLSGESHSREHTDGDDSAEDGGCLTAPQDSQADATTQETLGTYAS from the coding sequence GTGACCGAACTCACGAAGACGCTCGAACTCAAACTTGTGGACCCGAACGCCCACAAGCGAAGGAAACTCCGAGAGACACGCGAGGTATACCAGCAGGCGCTCCACGATGCCTTCAACGCTCGATGTACCACACAGACCGAAGCGAACGACGTAGTGGTCAACTACGACCTGAGCGGGTATGCGAAGAACGCGCTCAAGAAGTACGTCCCGCAACTCACGACGACCTACAACGCAAGCAAACTTCACGACGACCACCCCGTCCGCTTCACCAACGAGGGGCTTCGACTCGGCCACAAGCCTGAGAACGCTATCGAGTGGTACGTCAAAATTCCGCACCATGAGGACTACCACCTCTGGATGCCAGCACAACCGAATCCCGAACAACGGGACTGGTTGGAAGCGTTGAACGCGGGAGACGCTACGATGGGCGAGAGTCGGCTGTTCGAGCGGGACGGAACATGGTATCTCCACGTCACCGCTACCCGTGACGTTGAGGATAGTTCCGAGGTGTCCGCCGAAGAACGGACACCCATTGGAGTCGATATTGGAGAAGCGTCACTCGTCACGGTGTGTCACCGCGACAACCACGGTTCTCCGACCGCGCCCGAACTGTGGGCCGACGAAGGAAAGACTGTTCGTCGGCTCCGCAAGACCTACTTCACCGCCAAGCGCCGACTCCAGACGCGAGAGAGTAAGCGTATCGCGGAATCCTTCGGGGACGACGTGTGGAGACAGATAGACGACGTGTTCCACCGCGTCACCCGCGAGGTCGTGGAGTACGCCGAGTCCGTCGAGAATCCCGTTCTTGTTCTGGAAGACCTGACGTACATACGGGAGTCGATGGACTACGGCGACTTCATGAACCGGCGTCTCCACGGATGGGGGTTCGCCAAACTCCACGCACAGATATGCTACAAGGCAGTCGAGAAGGGTATCCCTGTCGAAACGGTGAACCCGCGCAACACGTCGAAGGAGTGCCACGCTTGCGGTAAGGTAGGATACCGCCCGCAACAGGCGACGTTCAAATGTACGAACGACGCTTGCTGGATGAGCGAGTACCAAGCGGACGTGAACGGCGCGATAAATATCGCAGACCGCTACCTCAGCGGAGAGAGCCATTCAAGAGAACACACGGATGGCGATGACTCGGCTGAGGATGGGGGGTGTTTGACCGCCCCACAAGACAGCCAAGCCGATGCTACCACGCAGGAGACGCTTGGAACGTATGCGTCTTGA
- a CDS encoding nucleoside phosphorylase codes for MSRDSEDPNADVQYHLEVGPNDVADTVLLPGNPERLEKIVDFWDDHEIRAHHREYRTATGTYDETPISVTSTGIGSPSTAIAVEELARVGVDTFIRVGSCGAIQPEMDVGDLVITTGGVRQEGTSDEYVREDYPAAADHEVVSALIAAAERLGYDYHTGVTMSSDSFYAGQGRPGFDGFEAAGADELVDELKAANVKNIEMEASAILTIANLYGLRAGAVCTVYANRETGEFRTEGESRAAETASLATHLLARMDAVKREAGVDRWHAGLSLE; via the coding sequence ATGTCCCGCGACAGCGAAGACCCGAACGCCGACGTACAGTACCACCTCGAGGTCGGACCGAACGACGTGGCCGACACCGTGCTTCTGCCCGGTAATCCCGAGCGCCTCGAGAAGATCGTCGACTTCTGGGACGATCACGAGATCCGGGCCCACCACCGCGAGTACCGGACGGCGACGGGAACGTACGACGAGACGCCGATCTCGGTCACCTCGACGGGAATCGGCAGCCCGTCGACGGCGATCGCCGTGGAGGAACTGGCTCGAGTGGGCGTGGACACGTTCATCCGGGTCGGCTCGTGCGGGGCGATCCAGCCCGAAATGGACGTCGGGGATCTGGTGATCACGACCGGTGGGGTCCGTCAGGAGGGGACGAGCGACGAGTACGTCCGCGAGGACTACCCGGCCGCGGCGGATCACGAGGTCGTCTCGGCGCTGATCGCCGCCGCCGAGCGACTCGGCTACGACTACCATACCGGCGTCACGATGAGTTCCGATTCGTTCTACGCCGGGCAGGGTCGCCCCGGCTTCGACGGCTTCGAAGCCGCCGGTGCCGACGAACTGGTCGACGAACTCAAAGCGGCGAACGTCAAGAACATCGAGATGGAGGCCAGCGCCATTCTGACGATCGCGAACCTGTACGGCCTCCGCGCCGGTGCCGTCTGTACCGTCTACGCCAACCGCGAAACCGGCGAGTTCAGAACAGAAGGGGAATCCCGCGCCGCCGAAACCGCGTCGCTCGCGACGCACCTCCTGGCGCGGATGGACGCCGTCAAACGCGAGGCCGGCGTCGACCGCTGGCACGCCGGGTTGTCGCTCGAGTAG
- a CDS encoding DUF488 domain-containing protein, whose product MARGTLADTYVAAIQHDLAELPSDTTRVGVVRQPTSWFHATVDENYPELGPPADLLESMRDAAEDMKMQGLCEEGAHNAAWDQVGFDEAYREHLAESDEAQAALAALKDRLASGESLALVCYENTEKKRCHRTILRERLEDVES is encoded by the coding sequence ATGGCACGGGGAACGCTCGCGGACACCTACGTCGCGGCGATCCAGCACGACCTCGCCGAGTTACCGTCGGACACGACGCGCGTCGGCGTCGTCCGGCAGCCGACGTCGTGGTTTCACGCGACCGTCGACGAGAACTACCCCGAACTCGGCCCGCCCGCCGACCTCCTCGAGTCGATGCGCGACGCCGCGGAGGACATGAAGATGCAGGGGCTCTGCGAGGAGGGGGCCCACAACGCCGCGTGGGATCAGGTCGGGTTCGACGAGGCGTATCGGGAGCACCTCGCGGAGTCCGATGAGGCACAGGCGGCGCTCGCGGCGCTGAAAGACCGGCTGGCGTCCGGCGAGTCGCTGGCGCTGGTCTGTTACGAAAATACCGAGAAGAAGCGGTGCCACCGGACGATTTTGCGGGAGCGACTCGAGGACGTGGAGTCGTAG
- the cdd gene encoding cytidine deaminase, which translates to MTDNALIDAARDVQDEAHVPYSEYRVGAALETEDGEVFVGCNLENANFSNSLHAEEVAVAEAVKNGHRKFSRLAVSSDRRDGVTPCGMCRQTLTEFCDDGLVVLCDEGEGEEPTEYTLGELLPNTITQETLE; encoded by the coding sequence GTGACAGACAACGCTCTCATCGACGCCGCTCGCGACGTTCAGGACGAGGCCCACGTGCCCTATTCCGAGTATCGAGTCGGCGCGGCACTCGAGACCGAGGACGGCGAGGTCTTCGTCGGCTGCAACCTCGAGAACGCCAATTTCAGCAACAGCCTCCACGCCGAGGAGGTCGCCGTCGCTGAGGCAGTCAAGAACGGCCACCGCAAATTCTCGCGCCTCGCCGTCAGTTCCGACCGCCGGGACGGCGTTACGCCCTGCGGGATGTGCCGGCAGACGCTCACCGAGTTCTGCGACGACGGTCTCGTCGTGCTCTGTGACGAAGGCGAGGGGGAGGAGCCGACCGAGTACACGCTCGGGGAACTCCTACCCAATACGATTACGCAGGAGACGCTCGAGTAA
- a CDS encoding ABC transporter permease: MSDLVSKRTAGAAAALTVVWIVVGLLAPNSWPGVLLSIAASPNTHTATLRLAVPIALAAIGGIFAEKSGVINIGIEGLLIVSGFSSIVATYWLGSGSTTLGLSNHWWGLVVGVLVSVLFALIFAIVCIEFKADQIIAGLAVWLIALGLAPFVSRIVFGSPNATTMGTFKAVTIPVLSEIPILGYLLFDTPPQVYLMLFGAVAGWYLLSRTSFGRWVVASGENPKALDTAGVDVRKVRYAAVLLSGVFAGLGGAGFALGQLGTFAGGGQTDIAGRGFIAIATYLLANYHPIGALLGSFLFAGLNSMQNGLQAAGYAIPTELIRTIPYATVIVVLVFVGRTRLPEAAGEDYESGED; encoded by the coding sequence ATGAGTGACCTTGTCTCGAAGCGAACGGCTGGGGCAGCCGCGGCTCTCACTGTCGTCTGGATCGTCGTCGGACTGCTCGCGCCCAATTCGTGGCCCGGGGTTTTGCTCTCGATCGCCGCCAGTCCGAACACGCACACGGCGACGCTCCGGCTCGCCGTCCCGATCGCGCTCGCCGCGATCGGCGGCATCTTCGCCGAGAAGAGCGGCGTCATCAACATCGGGATCGAAGGCCTGCTCATCGTCTCGGGGTTCAGCTCGATCGTCGCGACCTACTGGCTCGGTTCCGGGAGCACGACGCTGGGGCTGTCGAACCACTGGTGGGGACTCGTCGTCGGCGTCCTCGTCAGCGTCCTGTTCGCGCTGATCTTCGCGATCGTTTGCATCGAGTTCAAGGCCGATCAGATCATCGCCGGGCTCGCGGTCTGGCTCATCGCCCTGGGACTCGCACCGTTCGTCTCCCGAATCGTCTTCGGGAGTCCGAACGCCACCACCATGGGGACGTTCAAAGCCGTCACGATTCCGGTGCTGTCGGAGATTCCGATACTGGGCTACCTGCTGTTCGATACGCCACCGCAGGTGTATCTCATGCTGTTCGGGGCGGTGGCAGGCTGGTACCTGCTCTCTCGGACGAGCTTCGGCCGCTGGGTCGTCGCCAGCGGCGAGAATCCGAAAGCGCTCGACACGGCCGGCGTCGACGTCCGAAAGGTCCGCTACGCCGCGGTCCTCCTCTCGGGCGTCTTCGCCGGCCTCGGCGGCGCGGGCTTCGCGCTCGGCCAGCTCGGAACCTTCGCCGGCGGCGGCCAGACCGACATCGCCGGCCGCGGGTTCATCGCGATCGCCACCTACCTGCTCGCGAACTACCACCCGATCGGTGCCTTGCTCGGATCCTTCCTCTTCGCGGGACTCAACTCGATGCAGAACGGGCTGCAGGCCGCCGGGTACGCCATCCCGACGGAACTCATCCGAACGATCCCTTACGCGACGGTGATCGTCGTCCTCGTGTTCGTCGGCCGCACCCGACTGCCCGAGGCCGCCGGTGAGGACTACGAGTCCGGTGAGGACTAA
- a CDS encoding ABC transporter permease, whose protein sequence is MRERLEEVLDRLVGASALERVLISVAALFAAVLVGGVLVFVSGGFATCRTGLDLGGWTFCYNPMQVYYELFLGALGHPLEGGWQLTNFGLATTLQRTTLLIFAGLSVAVAFRAGLLNIGTQGQLVVGGLATAVTVVYAAAIVPGGFIGTVVLIPLGVFAGAVVGGFYGAIPGVLKAYGDANEVITTIMLNFVATGVTATVLSWQFQDPNSNNPQTEPVPEYAEIPNLPLIGFSGRMDFSLLALAFAVALMFGIAWLFARTSFGYELRTSGLQPEAAAYGGVDDRRMTVASMTLSGALGGIGGAFWVLMVHGRWLENVPSLGFDGIAVSVLAGNSPVGVGAAAFLFGVLQSGSRSIGTGTDVPPELVGILTGLIILFVAMPEFFRMVGRRFRPTGTPKPTRADGGEGGDVDE, encoded by the coding sequence ATGAGGGAGCGACTCGAGGAAGTCCTCGATCGCCTCGTCGGAGCGTCGGCCCTCGAACGGGTCCTCATCAGCGTCGCGGCGCTGTTCGCAGCCGTCCTCGTCGGCGGGGTGCTCGTGTTCGTGTCCGGCGGCTTCGCCACCTGCCGGACCGGCCTCGACCTGGGCGGCTGGACGTTCTGTTACAACCCGATGCAGGTCTACTACGAGCTGTTCCTCGGCGCGCTCGGCCACCCGCTCGAGGGGGGCTGGCAGCTCACCAACTTCGGCCTCGCGACGACCCTCCAGCGGACGACGCTGCTGATCTTCGCGGGGCTGTCAGTCGCGGTGGCGTTCCGCGCCGGCCTGCTCAACATCGGAACGCAGGGACAGCTGGTCGTCGGCGGGTTGGCCACGGCGGTCACCGTCGTCTACGCGGCGGCGATCGTCCCCGGCGGGTTCATCGGAACGGTCGTCCTCATCCCGCTGGGCGTGTTCGCAGGGGCAGTCGTCGGCGGGTTCTACGGCGCCATTCCGGGGGTACTGAAGGCGTACGGCGACGCCAACGAGGTCATCACGACGATCATGCTCAATTTCGTCGCGACCGGCGTCACGGCGACGGTGCTGTCCTGGCAGTTCCAGGACCCGAACAGTAACAACCCCCAGACGGAACCCGTCCCCGAGTACGCGGAGATTCCGAACCTTCCGCTGATCGGATTCAGCGGTCGGATGGACTTCTCGCTGCTCGCGCTGGCCTTCGCCGTCGCGCTCATGTTCGGAATCGCCTGGCTGTTCGCTCGAACCTCGTTCGGCTACGAACTACGGACGAGCGGCCTCCAGCCCGAGGCCGCCGCCTATGGCGGGGTCGACGACCGACGCATGACCGTCGCGAGCATGACCCTCTCGGGCGCGCTCGGCGGCATCGGCGGCGCGTTCTGGGTGCTCATGGTCCACGGGCGCTGGCTCGAGAACGTGCCCTCGCTGGGCTTCGACGGGATCGCCGTCTCGGTGCTGGCCGGCAACAGTCCGGTCGGCGTCGGCGCGGCGGCGTTCCTGTTCGGCGTGCTCCAGAGCGGCTCGCGCTCGATCGGGACGGGAACGGACGTGCCGCCGGAGCTGGTCGGCATCCTGACGGGACTCATCATCCTCTTCGTCGCGATGCCGGAGTTCTTCCGGATGGTCGGACGGCGGTTCCGTCCCACGGGGACCCCGAAGCCGACTCGTGCGGACGGCGGTGAGGGGGGTGACGTCGATGAGTGA
- a CDS encoding ABC transporter ATP-binding protein, with the protein MSESGAGTTDGTGPSTGVDSGTADRKSTGSDLAVHLDGITKRFPGVVANDDVDLRVERGTVHALLGENGAGKTTLMNVLYGLYEPEEGRVVVDGENCSFDSPRDAIDAGIGMIHQHFMLVDPMTVAENIALGNEPTKWFGMAVDHERIDREIRDLCDRYGFDVDPDATVEDVSVGVQQRVEILKALFRGAEVLILDEPTAVLTPQEVEGLYEVLEELTDQGKTIIFITHKLEEATHAADAITVLRDGKSVGTVDPDGTSRKELAERMVGREVLLEAESEPVEAGDVVLSADDVTVTDARDIEVVSGIDLDVRAGEILGIAGVDGNGQAELIEAITGLETPDEGTIAYDGTDITEWSRRQRIENGMAYIPEDRHERGLVMPFDLVENGVLGSQRSPRFANGGRIDWPGVRDHTEEIIETYDVRPPDADSDARSLSGGNQQKFIVGREFERDPSLVVATHPTRGVDIGSTEFIHERLLDLRREGVAILLVSSNLEEVQALSDRLAVIYEGEFIDVTTPDDVTEEELGLLMAGQPPGQRDAAGSVGGDGR; encoded by the coding sequence ATGAGCGAGTCCGGAGCGGGAACGACCGACGGGACGGGACCGAGTACGGGGGTGGATTCGGGAACTGCTGATCGAAAAAGTACGGGTAGCGACCTCGCAGTCCACCTCGATGGCATCACCAAGCGGTTCCCCGGAGTCGTCGCGAACGACGACGTCGACCTCCGCGTCGAACGGGGAACCGTCCACGCCCTGCTCGGCGAGAACGGTGCCGGTAAAACGACGCTGATGAACGTCCTCTACGGGCTCTACGAGCCCGAGGAGGGCCGCGTCGTCGTCGACGGCGAGAATTGTTCGTTCGACTCGCCTCGAGACGCCATCGACGCCGGCATCGGGATGATCCACCAGCACTTCATGCTGGTCGATCCCATGACGGTCGCCGAGAACATCGCGCTGGGAAACGAACCCACGAAGTGGTTCGGCATGGCGGTCGATCACGAACGTATCGACCGCGAGATTCGAGACCTCTGTGATAGGTACGGCTTCGACGTCGATCCCGACGCCACTGTCGAAGACGTAAGCGTCGGCGTCCAGCAGCGCGTCGAGATCCTCAAGGCGCTGTTCCGTGGTGCCGAGGTGCTCATCCTCGACGAGCCGACCGCCGTCCTCACGCCGCAGGAAGTCGAGGGCCTCTACGAGGTCCTCGAGGAACTCACCGACCAGGGGAAGACGATCATTTTCATCACGCACAAACTCGAGGAAGCGACCCACGCCGCCGACGCGATCACCGTCCTCCGGGACGGGAAATCCGTCGGGACTGTCGATCCGGACGGCACGAGCCGAAAAGAGCTGGCCGAGCGCATGGTCGGTCGGGAAGTCCTCCTCGAGGCCGAATCCGAGCCGGTCGAGGCCGGCGACGTCGTCCTCTCGGCGGACGACGTCACCGTCACGGACGCCCGCGATATCGAGGTCGTTTCGGGGATCGACCTCGACGTGCGCGCGGGCGAAATTCTCGGTATTGCAGGCGTCGACGGCAACGGTCAGGCCGAGCTGATCGAAGCGATCACCGGTCTCGAGACGCCCGACGAGGGCACTATCGCCTACGACGGAACGGACATCACGGAGTGGTCTCGCCGCCAGCGGATCGAGAACGGGATGGCCTACATTCCGGAGGACCGCCACGAGCGCGGACTCGTCATGCCGTTCGACCTCGTCGAGAACGGCGTCCTCGGCAGCCAGCGCTCACCGCGGTTCGCCAACGGTGGCCGGATCGATTGGCCCGGGGTTCGCGATCACACTGAAGAGATCATCGAAACCTACGACGTCCGACCGCCGGACGCCGATTCCGACGCGCGCTCTCTCTCGGGCGGGAATCAGCAGAAGTTCATCGTCGGCCGCGAGTTCGAACGCGACCCGTCGCTCGTCGTCGCGACCCACCCCACTCGCGGGGTCGACATCGGCTCGACCGAGTTCATCCACGAGCGCCTGCTCGACCTTCGGCGGGAGGGCGTCGCGATACTGCTCGTCTCCTCGAACCTCGAGGAAGTACAGGCCCTCTCCGACAGGTTAGCAGTGATCTACGAGGGCGAATTCATCGACGTCACGACCCCCGACGACGTGACCGAAGAGGAACTCGGCTTGCTCATGGCCGGCCAACCGCCGGGCCAGCGCGACGCGGCCGGATCCGTCGGAGGTGACGGCCGATGA
- a CDS encoding BMP family lipoprotein, whose product MVRDRRRFLQGTAAAGLAGIAGCVGGFGDEGSSNVQVGMVYATGGLGDDSFNDMAKQGVVNAREDFDLSFDEIEPGSASEFDGAQRDYAESGDYDLITCVGFAQADALSGNAPEYPEQNFMIIDSVVEEDNVRSYVFGEPEGSFQVGHLAGLLTDQEFAAGAGETNPDESVVGFVGGVESPLIESFQAGFEAGVEYANEDAEVVSSYVGGFNDTAGGQSAARSMYQDQNADIVFHAAGRTGIGVFQAAQDEGRFAIGVDDDQSVSNPDFADVILASMVKRVDTAVYSAIESVVNDNFAGGETEVLGLEEEGVANVYGDELGDEIPQDVKDQVAESRQAIIDGEIDVPSEL is encoded by the coding sequence ATGGTACGAGACCGACGACGATTTCTTCAGGGTACGGCTGCAGCTGGACTCGCCGGCATCGCCGGCTGCGTTGGTGGGTTCGGCGACGAAGGGAGCTCGAACGTACAGGTCGGGATGGTGTACGCGACCGGCGGCCTCGGCGACGACTCGTTCAACGACATGGCCAAACAGGGGGTCGTCAACGCGCGCGAAGACTTCGACCTCTCGTTCGACGAGATCGAACCGGGTAGCGCAAGCGAGTTCGACGGGGCACAGCGTGACTACGCCGAATCCGGCGACTACGATCTGATCACCTGCGTCGGGTTCGCGCAAGCCGACGCCCTCTCGGGGAACGCGCCCGAGTATCCCGAGCAGAACTTCATGATCATCGACTCGGTCGTCGAGGAAGACAACGTCCGGAGCTACGTGTTCGGGGAACCCGAGGGCTCGTTCCAGGTCGGCCACCTCGCGGGCCTGTTGACGGACCAGGAGTTCGCGGCCGGTGCCGGTGAGACGAATCCCGACGAGAGCGTCGTCGGCTTCGTCGGCGGCGTCGAATCGCCGCTGATCGAATCGTTCCAGGCCGGTTTCGAGGCCGGCGTCGAGTACGCAAACGAGGACGCCGAGGTCGTCTCGTCGTACGTCGGCGGCTTCAACGACACTGCGGGCGGCCAGTCGGCCGCTCGATCGATGTACCAGGACCAGAACGCCGACATCGTCTTCCACGCGGCCGGCCGAACCGGTATCGGCGTCTTCCAGGCGGCACAGGACGAAGGCCGGTTCGCGATCGGCGTCGACGACGACCAGTCGGTTTCGAACCCGGACTTCGCCGACGTCATCCTCGCGAGCATGGTCAAGCGCGTCGACACCGCGGTCTACTCCGCGATCGAGTCCGTCGTCAACGACAACTTCGCCGGCGGCGAGACCGAAGTCCTCGGCCTCGAGGAGGAAGGTGTCGCCAACGTCTACGGCGACGAACTCGGCGACGAGATCCCCCAGGACGTGAAGGATCAGGTCGCGGAGTCCCGACAGGCGATCATCGACGGCGAGATCGACGTCCCAAGCGAACTGTAA